A region of Lycium barbarum isolate Lr01 chromosome 3, ASM1917538v2, whole genome shotgun sequence DNA encodes the following proteins:
- the LOC132632882 gene encoding plant intracellular Ras-group-related LRR protein 7-like — protein MGCRSSKSADAATISRWRNTGIVALRDSKLKTFPDEVFDLETSVRTLDLTHNKMVEIPMEINKLSNLQRLILADNIIERLPMNLGLLQSLKVATLDRNRIANLPDELGQLVKLERLSVAANLLTSLPNTIGSLRSLVLLNVSNNKLKFLPESIGSCFSLEELQANDNSIEELPGSICNLIQLKSLCLNNNKLNQMPLNLLKECKGLQNIALHGNPITMDQFQQMEGFQEFETRRKMKFDKQIDSNVIISSKGLDEGVDL, from the exons ATGGGGTGCCGGAGCAGCAAATCCGCTGATGCTGCCACAATTTCGCGATGGCGTAACACGGGCATCGTTGCTTTACGCGACTCTAAATTGAAG ACATTTCCTGATGAAGTTTTTGACCTGGAAACATCTGTACGTACCCTCGACTTAACACACAATAAAATGG TTGAAATTCCTATGGAGATCAACAAACTAAGTAACTTACAGCGTCTT ATTTTAGCTGATAACATTATTGAGCGTCTTCCCATGAATCTGGGATTGCTTCAGTCTTTGAAAGTGGCAACACTTGATAGGAACCGGATCGCAAACTTGCCTGATGAAT TGGGGCAGTTGGTGAAACTTGAGCGTCTGTCTGTCGCAGCAAACTTGTTGACAAGCTTGCCTAATACAATCGGGAGCTTGCGGAGT TTGGTTTTGTTGAATGTTTCAAACAACAAGTTAAAGTTTCTTCCTGAATCAATTGGAAGTTGCTTCTCTTTGGAAGAACTGCAAGCCAATG ATAACTCCATCGAAGAGCTTCCTGGTTCAATTTGCAATCTCATTCAACTAAAATCACTCTGTTTGAACAATAATAAACTCAATCAG ATGCCTCTAAATTTATTAAAAGAATGCAAGGGCTTGCAGAACATAGCCCTACATGGCAATCCCATCACCATGGACCAATTTCAACAA ATGGAAGGATTTCAAGAATTTGAAACCAGGCGTAAAATGAAGTTCGACAAACAAATTGATTCAAATGTGATAATCAGTTCTAAAGGACTTGATGAGGGTGTTGATTTGTGA